The nucleotide window CTATGTCGACGAAGACGGCGGTTTCCATGAGGAAAAGGTCGTCTCCCAGGTGGGCGACTACTCCCGCTTCTACGACGGGATCTACGAGTCCCTCGTCAATGGTGCGCCCAAGGTCGTCAAGGACGACGAGACCATCGAACTCATCGGGATTCTCGAAGAGGGCCTCCGTCAGGGATGGGTTCCGGCGACCGTAGAGCTGCTGGAGCGGGGCGCGCTGTGAAACTCGCGGTTCTCGGATCAGGGCAGATTGTCAACGACTTCCTCCCACACGCCGCCGATATCGCGGGGCTCGAACTGGCCGCCATCTTCGGGCTGCCCCCGACGAGGAACGAACTGGAAACTCTGCAGGCGCGGTTTGAGATCGGCACGGTGTACGTCGACCTTGACGAGTGTCTCGCCGACCCCAATGTAGACACAGTGTGGATTGCGGTGCCCAACTTTCTGCATGCACGGTTCGCCCGCGCAGCCCTGGAAGCGGGCAAGAACGTCATCTGCGAGAAGCCGTTTGTGCTCCGAGAGGATGAGCTGGCGGAACTCCGCGCGCTGGCCATCGAACGGGACCTCATCCTCGTCGAGGCCATCACCACGCAGTACCTGGCCAATTACCGCTGGATCACGGAGAACCTTGACCGAGTCGGTGAGTTGAAGATGATCCAGTCTGACTACTCGCAGTACTCGTCCCGGTTCGATGCCTTCCGGGAGGGGACGGTGCTGCCGGCGTTCGACCCGGCTCAGGGAGGTGGCGCGCTGCTGGACATCGGCATCTACCCGATCCACTTC belongs to Cryobacterium sp. SO2 and includes:
- a CDS encoding Gfo/Idh/MocA family oxidoreductase → MKLAVLGSGQIVNDFLPHAADIAGLELAAIFGLPPTRNELETLQARFEIGTVYVDLDECLADPNVDTVWIAVPNFLHARFARAALEAGKNVICEKPFVLREDELAELRALAIERDLILVEAITTQYLANYRWITENLDRVGELKMIQSDYSQYSSRFDAFREGTVLPAFDPAQGGGALLDIGIYPIHFVVGLLGRPLAVRYTANIERGVDTSGVLVLDYGDRTAVCVCAKDSDGPIRTKIQGTDGWIVVDGPPNVMSSLTTKVRGGEVEQIDLTLHSHRMVEEFRAFEKMIREHDTAERDRRLEHSAMVLAVAVAALKSAGIAPA